One region of Bombus affinis isolate iyBomAffi1 chromosome 3, iyBomAffi1.2, whole genome shotgun sequence genomic DNA includes:
- the LOC126914377 gene encoding dystonin isoform X25: MSTQAYYKERLGFDPADTVAEHHREQRSQHGYEESLSKFKGQNENGFSWMMEGRENWRVEGATEHRSGSTQAFWGCWAMFIEAHDERDAIQKKTFTKWVNKHLKKHWKYVKTYTCLHVCVLVNNQPCCSPTASRHVGDLFEDLRDGHNLISLLEVLSGEHLPRERGRMRFHMLQNVQMALDFLRYKKIKLVNIRAEDIVDGNPKLTLGLIWTIILHFQSWRRKISDIVVGQESNVTAREALLRWARRSTARYPGVRVTDFTGSWRDGLAFSALIHRNRPDLVDWKGARASQPRERLDRVFYVAEREYGVTRLLDPEDVDTPEPDEKSLITYISSLYDVFPEPPTIHPLYDAEDQRRSEEYRELASSLHMWIREKMCLMQERVFPPTLIEMKNLAAGSTKFKNEEVPPRYRDKQRLSYIFRDLQKYFEAVGEVDIEPHLRIEVIEENWNRLMMLHQEREQAIIDEIKRLERLQRLAEKVHREMKATDNRLEELERRVEDEARRLDRLHPLEAKHAVDLLEQDIRNTEVQIQNIFPDVHTLTEGRYSQAAELRKRVQKLHQRWVALRSLLHKRLVQPLSAVSFPVEERVVTKHRTTVHETRLVDTNPHFRALHDCIDWCKAKIKQLQDADYGSDLPSVQNELEVHQREHKNIEQFHPKVERCVQAKSHFHAEELTLYSQHLTVLQKLHTELLAASNKRLSDLDTLHDFIQSATNELVWLSSKEETEVTRDWSDKNLNVQSIEQYYERTFGSGIESLMSDLEKREIQFSAVQDRGEALVLQHHPAAKTIEAYMSAMQSQWTWLLQLTLCLEVHLKHAAQSQQFFRDVQQAEQWISKRDESLNTIYSQSEFSLDEGERLLKGMQELREELNSYGDHVQKLVDQAKDVVPMKQRRQPVARPMQVTCVCSYKQVNMSIEKGEQCTLYDNSGRIKWRVKNQEGVESPVPGVCFALQPPDKDALDAAERLRRQYDRSVGLWQRKQLRLRQNMIFATIKVVKGWDLPQFLAMGQDQRTAIRKALNEDADKLLSEGDPADPQLRRLKRETAEVNKLFDELEKRARAEEESKNAGRIFNEQISAIQEALDEAERVLNTRIAAPLPRDIDSLEHLVLQHKDFEQTLKRQTSDLDKVQQTFRGITLKTPAMRNKLDAVTTKWTNIWNSSNLYIERLKCVEIVLSSLEENTTSVSELEVKLASFDELPPDLKGLQNVLEDLMVLQNAISQQQTAMDKLNEDTQNARHVVEKSRPSHRGSHSDMDRLDDEVNKLNSRWTNLCAQLVERVRSAEAAYGLAQQLEHAYRNEVDFIDESYEKLEVENAKNLLNKVVERAPAIEAVNVTGSRLIREGKFQEALEGLQKWLTDTEEMVSNQKSPSSDYNVVKAQLQEQKFLKKMLMDQQNSMSSSYNMGQEVAAEAEPKEQKKIEKQLKDLMARFDNLTESAAKRMEALEQAMGVAKQFQDKLIPLQTWLDKTEKRVRDMELVPTDEEKIQQRVTEHDGLHEDILSKKPEFSELTEVASQLMSLVGEDEAAALADKLQDAADRYAALVERSESLGNLLQRSRQGLRHLVLSYQELQAWMEGMEIRLSKYRVLAVHTEKLLQQMEDLADLTEEVSTRQTEVDSTTDTGLELMKHISSDEALQLKDKLDSLQRRFNDLVSRGSDLLKHAQESLPLVQQFHDNHNRLMDWMQAAESALQSAEPREDEIIRLEMEISEYRPVLDKINAVGPQLSQLSPGEGAATIEALVIRDNRRFAAIAEQIQRKAERLQLSKQRSLEVIGDIDDLLEWFHEVDNQLREAEPPSSEPEIIRVQLKEHKALNDDISSQKGRVRDVISTAKKVIRENGQYEDKSTIRENMEDLRETMEIVSGLSMDRLGALEQALPLAEHLRDTHIDLVSWLEEAEQQVAMLPMPALRPDLIAAQQDKNEFLVQSINEHKPLVEKLNKTGEALLKLCNEEEGMKIQDILEADTTRYAALRAELRGRQQTLEQALQESSQFSDKLEGMLRALSSTADQVNGAEPISAHPGRLRDQMEENSALVDELAQRSEAYAAVRRAADDVISKAGNRADPAVKDIKRKLDKLNKLWSDVQKSTTDRGQTLDEALAIAEKFWSELNGVMSTLRELQDALAGQAPPAAQPAAIQQQQVALQEIRHEIDQTKPDVEQVRASGHELMGLCGEPDKPDVRKHIEDLDQAWDNVTALYARREENLIDAMEKAMEFHETLQNLLEFLQEAEDKFSSMGLLGSDIDEVKKQIKQLANFKAEVDPHMVKVEALNRSLIRQAAELTERTSSEQAAAIKEPLGAVNRRWDGLLRGLVERQRLLENALLRLGQFQHALDELLVWIEKTDDTLDNLKAVAGDPQVIEVELAKLKVLVNDIQAHQTSVDTLNDAGRQLIEDGKGTAEASTTAEKLGTLNRRWRDLLQRAADRQRELEDALREAQTFTAEIQDLLSWLGDVDNTIVASKPVGGLPETASEQLERFMEVYNELEQNRLKVESVLQQGQAYLKRADSTSAGGLNHNLRTLKQRWDNVTARASDKKIKLEIALKEATEFHDALQSFVDWLTNAEKILTNLKPVSRVMETILGQIEEHKAFQKDVGVHRETMLNLDKKGTHLKYFSQKQDVILIKNLLISVQHRWERVVSKSAERTRALDHGYKEAREFHDAWSNIMNWLDETEKTLDEVASDGALGGNDPEKIKARLNKHRELQKALSAKQGTYDATMKNGKSLKDKAPKSDEFALKELLNELKNKWTTVCGKCVDRQRKLEEALLFSGQFKDAIQALLEWLSKSEKQLADTGPLYGDLDTVMNLVEQHKTFEKDLESRVSQMESVIKTGRELLAKATPDDASAIGSQLAEINNLWDTVTKLSSDKTERLQEALREAERLHKAVHVLLEWLSDAEMKLRFAGQLPEDEQESRNQLMEHEKFLRELSTKEIEKDQTLELAHVILAKAHPDGALVIKHWITIIQSRWEEVSTWAQQRNQRLENHMRGLQDLDNLLEELLSWLEGLENTLNALEAEPLPDDKATLEMLIVDHREFMENTSRRQNEVDRVCKARQIKSAKDTMKITKAKSPAPTRASPGRERTPDLLPHIGPRFPPKGSKGAEPEFRSPRVKLLWDRWRHVWMLAWERQRRLQDKYNYIQELDRVANFSWEDWRKRFLKFMNHKKSRLTDLFRKMDKNNDGLIPREDFIQGIMNTKFETSRLEMGAVADLFDRHGEGLIDWKEFIAALRPDWEERRTYNDTDKIHDEVKRLVMLCTCRQKFRVFQVGEGKYRFGDSQKLRLVRILRSTVMVRVGGGWVALDEFLLKNDPCRVFLMPIPDPNKPEQHEGWCPLAKGRTNIELREQFILADGVSQTMTAFRSKPSPTSTLQRTPISSANAGPITKVRERSARSVPMGQSRASRSSLSAGTPDSLSDNESSFKLGSARKTSTPYRSSMTPGGSRPSSRPTSRPTSRPTSRPGSRPASRQGSKPPSRYGSTQSLDSTDDSTNVSRIPRRTAVSTTGNTPTSSRHNSVSGKRLSVNGSSSRPRTPTGLVSPASGVPARFGTIHRASSIPTLTGVGTPISRSRIPVYVGTDIKSPQSTTSNISTHSTQSNYSTVSTDSTGSSSMCTNSATNTSSAVKRARTRTPSSGSSTPLPPSLKLSRKPSGASDTSVSTTPATKRKGKPTPIDQRAPFRL, from the exons ATGTCCACTCAAGCTTATTACAAGGAGAGGCTCGGTTTCGATCCGGCCGATACCGTGGCGGAACATCATCGTGAGCAGAGATCGCAGCACGGATACGAGGAGTCTCTTTCCAAGTTCAAAGGTCAGAACGAAAATGGATTTTCGTGGATGATGGAAGGACGGGAAAATTGGCGGGTAGAAGGGGCCACAGAACACCGTTCCGGCAGCACTCAGGCTTTCTGGGGTTGCTGGGCGATGTTCATCGAGGCGCACG ACGAACGAGACGCGATCCAAAAGAAAACATTTACCAAATGGGTGAACAAGCATCTGAAAAAG CATTGGAAGTACGTGAAG ACTTACACGTGCCTACACGTGTGCGTCCTTGTGAACAACCAACCATGCTGTTCCCCCACT GCCAGCAGACATGTCGGAGATCTGTTCGAAGACCTGCGGGACGGGCACAACCTCATTTCCTTGCTGGAGGTACTCTCGGGCGAGCATCTT CCGCGAGAGAGAGGTCGGATGCGTTTCCACATGCTGCAGAACGTACAAATGGCTCTTGACTTTTTGCGCTATAAGAAGATCAAGCTCGTTAATATTCGTGCTGAAGACATTGTCGATGGAAACCCAAAGTTGACTCTAGGTTTGATATGGACCATCATACTTCACTTCCAG AGCTGGCGTCGCAAG aTATCCGATATCGTAGTGGGTCAGGAATCGAACGTGACTGCCCGCGAAGCTCTTCTGAGATGGGCCAGACGATCGACGGCGCGTTATCCTGGAGTGCGCGTCACGGACTTTACCGGATCGTGGAGGGACGGGCTAGCTTTCAGCGCATTAATCCATCGAAACAGACCAGATCTGGTCGATTGGAAAGGTGCTCGTGCTAGTCAACCACGAGAGCGGCTCGATCGGGTCTTCTACGTCGCGGAGCGCGAGTATGGCGTTACGAGGCTTCTCGATCCCGAAG ACGTGGACACTCCTGAACCGGATGAGAAGTCCTTGATAACGTACATCTCTTCGCTCTACGACGTGTTCCCGGAGCCGCCAACGATTCACCCGTTGTACGATGCCGAGGACCAGAGGCGCTCGGAGGAATATAGAGAGCTAGCTAGTTCCCTCCACATGTGGATCCGCGAAAAAATGTGCCTGATGCAGGAACGTGTCTTCCCGCCGACCTTgatagaaatgaaaaatttggcGGCCGGCAGTACGAAATTCAAGAATGAGGAAGTACCGCCCAGATACAGAGACAAACAACGACTTTCTTACATCTTCAGGGATTTGCAAAAGTACTTCGAAGCGGTCGGTGAGGTGGACATCGAACCTCACTTACGTATCGAGGTTATTGAAGAAAATTGGAATAGATTGATGATGCTGCATCAGGAAAGAGAACAGGCGATAATCGACGAAATTAAACG ACTCGAACGACTGCAACGATTAGCAGAGAAAGTGCACAGAGAGATGAAGGCGACCGACAATCGATTGGAGGAACTCGAGAGACGAGTGGAGGACGAAGCCAGGCGTCTCGATCGACTTCATCCTCTGGAAGCGAAACATGCGGTGGATCTTTTGGAACAGGATATTCGTAACACCGAGGTCCAGAtccaaaatatttttccagACGTGCATACACTTACCGAGGGGCGATACAGTCAGGCGGCCGAACTTCGCAAAAG AGTTCAGAAGCTACATCAACGGTGGGTCGCCCTGCGATCTCTTCTTCATAAACGTTTGGTACAGCCGCTGTCGGCCGTATCTTTCCCGGTAGAAGAACGCGTCGTTACGAAACACCGTACTACCGTCCATGAAACCCGATTGGTCGACACCAATCCACATTTCCGTGCGTTACACGACTGCATCGACTGGTGTAAGGCGAAGATCAAACAGCTCCAGGATGCAGACTATGGCTCCGATTTACCTAGCGTGCAGAACGAACTGGAGGTTCACCAAAGAGAACACAAGAATATCGAGCAGTTCCATCCTAAAGTGGAGAGATGTGTGCAGGCTAAGAGCCACTTTCACGCCGAGGAATTGACATTGTACAGCCAACATCTGACTGTTCTTCAAAAACTTCACACTGAATTATTGGCGGCCTCGAATAAGAGACTTTCCGATTTGGACACTCTACATGACTTTATACAATCGGCGACTAATGAACTGGTTTGGCTGAGTTCTAAGGAGGAGACGGAGGTGACACGCGATTGGAGTGACAAGAATTTGAACGTGCAAAGTATCGAGCAGTATTACGAG CGTACGTTTGGATCTGGTATAGAG TCCCTTATGAGCGACCTAGAGAAGCGGGAGATTCAATTCTCCGCGGTGCAAGATCGAGGCGAAGCTCTGGTCCTTCAACATCATCCCGCCGCGAAAACAATCGAAGCTTACATGTCCGCCATGCAGAGTCAATGGACCTGGCTTCTTCAATTAACTCTTTGTCTAGAAGTTCATCTGAAACACGCAGCACAGAGTCAACAATTTTTCCGGGATGTTCAACAGGCTGAACAGTGGATCTCGAAGAGAGATGAGTCGCTCAACACCATTTATTCCCAATCAGAATTCTCCTTGGACGAGGGTGAACGTTTATTGAAGGGTATGCAAGAACTGCGCGAAGAATTGAATAGTTACGGCGATCATGTGCAGAAACTGGTTGATCAAGCGAAGGACGTGGTTCCTATGAAGCAACGTCGACAGCCTGTGGCACGGCCTATGCAAGTTACGTGCGTCTGCAGTTACAAACAAGTCAAC ATGTCGATTGAGAAGGGCGAACAGTGTACGTTATACGACAACTCTGGTAGGATAAAATGGCGCGTAAAGAATCAAGAAGGCGTCGAGTCCCCTGTTCCAGGCGTCTGCTTTGCTCTTCAGCCACCTGATAAGGATGCTCTCGATGCTGCGGAAAGATTGCGACGACAATATGATCGAAGCGTTGGATTATGGCAACGGAAACAGCTTCGATTACGACAAAACATGATTTTCGCGACCATCAAAGTGGTCAAAGGCTGGGATCTACCGCAGTTCTTGGCTATGGGTCAGGATCAGAGAACTGCTATCAGAAAAGCCTTGAACGAGGATGCTGATAAACTGCTGTCCGAGGGCGATCCTGCTGATCCACAATTGAGGCGACTGAAGCGAGAAACGGCCGAAGTGAACAAATTGTTCGATGAACTGGAGAAACGTGCCAGAGCGGAGGAAGAGTCAAAGAACGCGGGACGTATTTTCAATGAACAGATATCTGCCATTCAAGAAGCATTAGACGAAGCAGAGAGAGTTCTGAATACTCGCATAGCTGCGCCATTACCAAGAGACATTGACAGCTTAGAACATCTGGTTCTGCAACACAAAGATTTCGAGCAAACTCTCAAACGTCAAACATCAGATCTAGATAAAGTTCAGCAAACTTTCCGTGGTATTACTTTGAAGACTCCAGCCATGAGAAACAAGCTCGACGCTGTTACCACCAAATGGACAAATATTTGGAACTCGAGCAATCTGTACATCGAGCGGCTAAAGTGTGTTGAGATCGTGCTTTCTAGTCTTGAGGAGAACACAACCTCGGTATCCGAATTGGAAGTGAAATTGGCATCGTTCGACGAGCTGCCACCGGACCTGAAGGGATTACAGAATGTACTAGAAGATCTGATGGTGCTTCAAAATGCCATCTCTCAACAGCAAACTGCAATGGATAAACTGAACGAAGATACGCAGAACGCAAGACATGTTGTTGAAAAGTCGAGGCCAAGTCATCGTGGCTCTCATTCTGATATGGATCGCTTAGACGATGAAGTGAACAAACTAAACTCCAGATGGACCAATCTCTGTGCTCAGTTGGTCGAAAGAGTTCGCAGCGCGGAAGCAGCTTATGGCCTAGCTCAACAGTTAGAACATGCCTACCGTAACGAGGTTGACTTTATTGACGAATCGTACGAAAAACTCGAGGTGGAGAATGCGAAG AATCTATTGAACAAGGTGGTAGAACGAGCGCCGGCGATCGAAGCAGTAAATGTGACGGGCAGTCGATTGATTCGTGAAGGAAAG TTCCAGGAGGCTCTGGAGGGTCTCCAGAAATGGCTAACGGACACAGAGGAAATGGTATCCAACCAGAAATCACCATCGTCGGATTACAACGTAGTTAAGGCGCAATTACAAGAGCAAAAATTCCTGAAGAAGATGCTAATGGATCAGCAAAACTCAATGTCCTCCTCGTACAACATGGGCCAAGAAGTGGCGGCTGAGGCGGAGCCTAAGGAACAGAAGAAGATCGAGAAACAACTAAAAGATTTGATGGCAAGATTCGATAATCTTACGGAAAGCGCTGCTAAGAGAATGGAAGCACTCGAACAAGCGATGGGAGTAGCGAAACAGTTCCAGGATAAACTGATACCACTTCAAACTTGGCTGGACAAGACCGAAAAACGCGTGAGAGATATGGAGTTGGTTCCAACGGACGAGGAAAAAATCCAGCAACGCGTTACCGAACACGATGGTCTTCACGAGGATATTCTGTCAAAGAAACCTGAATTCAGTGAACTTACAGAGGTTGCTAGTCAACTAATGTCCCTGGTAGGCGAGGATGAAGCCGCTGCTTTGGCTGACAAACTTCAGGATGCGGCTGATAGATACGCTGCATTGGTCGAACGATCGGAATCTCTTGGTAACTTGCTTCAACGTTCGAGACAGGGTTTACGTCATCTGGTACTCAGCTATCAAGAACTTCAGGCTTGGATGGAGGGTATGGAAATCAGATTGTCGAAATACAGAGTGCTGGCCGTGCATACGGAGAAGCTTCTTCAACAAATGGAAGACCTAGCTGACTTGACCGAAGAGGTTTCGACTCGACAGACGGAAGTAGACAGTACCACCGATACTGGATTGGAATTAATGAAACACATCTCGAGCGACGAGGCGCTTCAATTGAAAGATAAACTCGATTCTTTGCAACGGCGATTTAATGATTTGGTTAGTCGAGGTTCCGACTTGCTGAAGCACGCGCAAGAGTCTCTTCCATTGGTGCAACAATTCCATGATAATCATAATCGTTTAATGGATTGGATGCAGGCTGCGGAATCGGCTCTGCAATCAGCCGAACCTCGCGAGGATGAAATTATTAGATTAGAAATGGAAATATCGGAATATAGACCAGTTCTAGACAAGATCAACGCCGTTGGGCCGCAGTTGTCTCAGTTATCTCCGGGTGAAGGGGCGGCGACTATCGAAGCTCTAGTCATCAGAGACAACAGGAGATTCGCCGCCATTGCCGAGCAGATTCAACGAAAGGCTGAGAGGCTTCAGCTGAGTAAGCAACGTTCGCTGGAAGTGATCGGTGATATCGACGATTTACTAGAATGGTTCCATGAAGTGGATAATCAATTGAGGGAAGCAGAACCACCGAGCAGCGAACCGGAAATCATCAGGGTACAATTGAAGGAGCATAAAGCCTTGAACGACGACATATCCAGTCAGAAAGGACGTGTTAGGGATGTTATATCCACGGCAAAGAAGGTGATCCGTGAAAATGGTCAATACGAGGACAAATCTACGATCAGAGAAAATATGGAGGACTTACGAGAAACCATGGAAATCGTATCCGGTCTTTCAATGGATAGACTCGGTGCTCTGGAACAAGCTTTGCCATTGGCTGAACATTTACGCGACACTCACATTGATTTAGTCAGCTGGTTAGAGGAGGCTGAACAACAAGTCGCAATGCTTCCTATGCCTGCTTTAAGACCCGATCTAATAGCCGCCCAACAGGACAAGAATGAGTTCCTCGTGCAGAGTATCAACGAACACAAACCTTTGGTCGAGAAGCTGAACAAAACTGGTGAAGCATTGTTGAAGCTGTGCAATGAAGAAGAAGGTATGAAAATACAGGACATATTGGAAGCAGACACTACTCGATATGCAGCCCTCAGAGCAGAACTTCGTGGTCGACAGCAGACTCTCGAACAAGCACTTCAGGAATCTTCTCAGTTCTCCGACAAGCTGGAAGGAATGCTGCGTGCTCTCTCATCAACTGCCGATCAAGTAAATGGCGCCGAACCGATCAGCGCTCATCCTGGTCGGTTAAGAGATCAGATGGAAGAGAATTCCGCTCTGGTCGACGAATTGGCTCAAAGATCCGAGGCCTATGCGGCTGTGAGGAGGGCCGCCGATGACGTGATCAGCAAGGCAGGTAATAGAGCTGATCCAGCCGTAAAGGACATCAAACGGAAGCTGGACAAATTGAACAAACTATGGAGCGACGTGCAAAAGTCGACGACCGACAGAGGTCAAACGTTAGACGAAGCTTTGGCGATCGCCGAAAAATTCTGGTCCGAGTTGAATGGCGTGATGTCGACTCTGCGAGAGCTTCAGGATGCTCTTGCTGGTCAGGCGCCACCAGCAGCTCAACCTGCTGCCATCCAACAGCAACAGGTTGCCTTGCAGGAGATTAGGCACGAAATCGACCAAACGAAACCAGATGTCGAGCAAGTACGAGCTTCTGGTCACGAGTTGATGGGTCTTTGCGGTGAGCCAGACAAACCAGATGTTAGAAAGCATATTGAAGATTTGGATCAAGCATGGGATAACGTGACTGCCCTATATGCCAGAAGAGAGGAAAATCTGATCGATGCTATGGAGAAGGCCATGGAGTTCCACGAGACCTTGCAAAATCTTTTGGAGTTCCTACAAGAAGCCGAGGACAAGTTCTCCAGTATGGGACTGCTAGGAAGCGACATCGACGAAGTTAAAAAACAGATCAAACAATTGGCCAATTTCAAAGCCGAAGTAGATCCTCACATGGTCAAGGTCGAAGCTCTAAACAG GAGTCTGATAAG ACAAGCTGCCGAACTGACAGAGAGAACGTCCTCGGAACAAGCTGCGGCCATCAAAGAACCGCTTGGTGCCGTTAACAGACGGTGGGACGGACTGCTTCGAGGTCTCGTGGAGAGGCAAAGACTCTTGGAGAACGCGTTACTACGTCTAGGGCAATTCCAGCACGCTCTAGACGAGTTGTTGGTATGGATCGAGAAGACGGACGACACTTTGGATAACTTGAAGGCCGTTGCCGGCGATCCTCAAGTGATCGAAGTGGAATTAGCTAAACTGAAAGTACTTGTGAATGATATTCAAGCCCATCAGACCAGCGTGGACACTCTGAACGACGCTGGAAGACAGTTAATAGAGGATGGAAAGGGAACAGCCGAAGCTTCGACGACTGCTGAGAAATTAGGCACTTTGAATCGTCGTTGGCGCGATTTGTTGCAACGTGCTGCTGATCGTCAACGAGAACTGGAAGATGCGCTTAGAGAAGCGCAAACCTTTACGGCGGAGATACAGGACCTTTTGTCTTGGCTGGGTGATGTGGACAATACCATAGTAGCTTCGAAACCTGTTGGAGGATTGCCGGAAACGGCTTCAGAACAGTTAGAACGCTTTATGGAAGTGTACAACGAATTGGAACAAAATCGTTTGAAAGTCGAATCGGTTCTTCAACAAGGACAAGCATACTTGAAGCGTGCCGATTCTACTAGTGCCGGTGGTCTGAATCACAACTTGAGGACTTTGAAACAACGATGGGATAATGTGACTGCTCGCGCAAGTGATAAAAAGATCAAGCTTGAGATCGCTCTGAAAGAGGCTACAGAGTTCCACGATGCACTCCAATCGTTTGTCGATTGGTTAACCAACGCGGAGAAGATTCTCACGAATCTGAAACCTGTGTCGAGGGTAATGGAAACTATACTCGGACAGATAGAGGAACACAAAGCGTTTCAGAAAGACGTTGGAGTTCATCGTGAGACTATGCTGAACCTCGATAAGAAGGGCACGCATTTGAAATACTTTTCACAGAAACAGGACGTGATTCTAATCAAAAACTTGTTGATAAGTGTGCAACACAGATGGGAAAGAGTAGTTTCGAAGTCTGCAGAGAGAACCAGGGCTCTTGATCACGGATACAAAGAGGCCAGAGAATTCCACGATGCTTGGTCCAATATAATGAACTGGCTCGACGAAACGGAGAAGACTTTGGACGAGGTTGCCAGTGATGGCGCCCTTGGAGGAAATGATCCAGAGAAGATCAAAGCTAGATTGAATAAGCACCGTGAATTGCAGAAAGCTCTCAGCGCCAAACAGGGTACCTATGACGCAACTATGAAGAATGGAAAATCATTAAAAGACAAAGCGCCTAAAAGCGACGAATTTGCTCTAAAAGAACTTTTGAATGAGTTGAAGAACAAGTGGACCACTGTTTGTGGTAAGTGCGTGGATAGACAGAGGAAGCTCGAGGAAGCATTGTTGTTCTCGGGACAATTCAAGGACGCTATTCAAGCGTTGCTGGAATGGCTTAGTAAGTCTGAGAAGCAGCTGGCGGACACCGGTCCACTTTATGGCGACCTTGATACTGTAATGAATTTGGTTGAACAACATAAGACCTTCGAGAAGGATCTCGAATCCAGAGTCTCTCAGATGGAATCTGTAATCAAAACGGGTCGCGAGCTTCTTGCTAAGGCGACACCTGATGATGCATCTGCTATAGGATCACAGCTTGCTGAAATAAATAATCTTTGGGACACGGTAACCAAGTTGTCCTCTGACAAGACTGAACGACTCCAAGAAGCCCTCAGAGAGGCTGAACGCCTTCACAAGGCAGTTCACGTACTTCTGGAGTGGCTGAGTGATGCTGAGATGAAGCTGAGATTCGCTGGACAGTTGCCGGAAGACGAACAGGAGAGCAGGAATCAGTTGATGGAACACGAAAAGTTCTTGCGTGAATTAAGCaccaaagaaattgaaaaagatcAAACATTGGAGCTGGCTCACGTGATTCTTGCAAAGGCACACCCTGACGGAGCTTTGGTTATCAAACACTGGATCACGATCATTCAGTCCAGATGGGAGGAGGTTTCCACCTGGGCCCAACAAAGGAATCAAAGATTGGAGAATCATATGCGAGGACTTCAG GACCTCGACAATCTTCTGGAAGAACTACTGTCATGGTTAGAAGGTTTGGAGAACACTCTCAACGCTCTCGAAGCTGAGCCTCTACCAGACGATAAAGCTACTTTAGAAATGCTGATTGTGGATCACAGAGAATTTATGGAGAACACCAGTCGAAGACAGAACGAAGTTGACCGCGTCTGCAAAGCCAGACAGATCAAATCTGCGAAAGATACGATGAAGATAACGAAGGCTAAGTCACCTGCTCCAAC CCGAGCCAGCCCAGGCCGTGAGAGAACGCCCGATTTGTTGCCGCACATCGGCCCACGGTTCCCACCCAAAGGAAG CAAAGGTGCCGAACCGGAGTTCCGTAGTCCCAGAGTAAAACTGCTGTGGGACAGGTGGAGACACGTTTGGATGTTGGCGTGGGAACGTCAACGTCGTTTACAGGATAAGTATAATTATATCCAAGAACTGGACCGTGTCGCAAACTTCAGCTGGGAGGATTGGCGCAAGAGA TTCCTGAAATTCATGAACCACAAAAAGTCCAGATTAACAGATCTCTTCAGGAAAATGGATAAGAATAACGACGGACTGATTCCACGGGAGGACTTCATTCAAGGAATCATGAACACCA AATTCGAGACTTCACGGTTAGAAATGGGAGCGGTCGCAGATTTGTTCGATCGCCACGGTGAAGGATTGATAGATTGGAAAGAATTCATCGCAGCTCTAAGACCAGACTGGGAGGAACGCAGAACCTATAACGACACTGACAAGATTCACGATGAAGTGAAACGATTGGTGATGCTTTGTACTTGTCGCCAGAAATTCCGTGTATTTCAAGTTGGCGAAGGAAAATATAGG TTTGGAGACAGTCAAAAGTTGCGGTTGGTTCGGATTCTACGATCGACCGTGATGGTACGAGTCGGTGGTGGATGGGTAGCATTGGACgaatttctattaaaaaatgATCCTTGCCGCG TTTTTCTAATGCCGATACCGGACCCTAACAAACCGGAACAACATGAGGGTTGGTGTCCGCTCG CCAAGGGAAGAACGAATATCGAGCTGCGAGAACAATTCATATTGGCGGATGGCGTCAGCCAGACAATGACGGCGTTCAGATCGAAACCGAGCCCAACCTCGACGCTGCAGCGTACGCCAATCTCATCCGCGAATGCCGGACCCATCACCAAG GTGAGAGAACGCAGCGCTCGCAGCGTTCCCATGGGACAGTCACGAGCATCGCGCTCTTCGTTGAGCGCTGGAACGCCGGACAGCCTAAGCGACAACGAGAGCTCCTTCAAGCTTGGCTCCGCCAGAAAAACAAGTACACCCTACAGAAGCTCTATGACACCGG GCGGTAGTCGACCATCGAGTAGACCAACCTCGAGACCAACGTCCAGACCAACCAGTAGACCCGGAAGTAGGCCCGCATCCAGGCAAGGAAGCAAACCACCGAGTCGCTATGGTTCCACACAGTCGTTGGATAGTACTG ATGATTCGACAAATGTGAGCCGCATTCCACGCAGAACGGCTGTGAGCACGACAGGCAATACTCCCACTTCTAGCAGACACAATAGCGTGTCAGGAAAGCGCTTATCGGTGAACGGTTCGAGCTCACGACCTCGAACGCCCACCGGCCTGGTTAGTCCTGCCAGTGGTGTTCCAGCGAG gTTTGGCACGATCCATAGAGCTTCGAGCATTCCAACCCTGACTGGTGTCGGCACACCGATCAG CCGTTCGAGGATCCCCGTATATGTGGGCACGGATATAAAATCCCCACAATCGACGACCAGCAATATTTCCACTCATTCTACGCAAAGCAACTACTCGACGGTTTCTACCGATTCTACCGG GAGCAGCTCGATGTGTACAAATTCAGCAACTAACACCTCGTCGGCCGTTAAGCGAGCTAG AACAAGGACACCGTCCAGTGGATCGAGCACGCCACTGCCGCCTTCTTTGAAGCTATCGAGGAAACCTTCTGGAGCATCGGATACGTCCGTATCGACCACACCGGCCACTAAACGAAAAGGCAAACC